One window from the genome of Gimesia aquarii encodes:
- a CDS encoding NAD(P)H-dependent glycerol-3-phosphate dehydrogenase, producing MNTKVAILGGGGMATACTTLLTESSDVAVSMWVRKAEVAEDLRKHRENKRLLPGVPLPESVNVTSDIDEAVKDADYLVVAIPTEFLRTALTPLAPHLKKGLPVISVIKGIEKETFFRPSEIIADALGPRPVVALGGPSHAEEIARRLPASVVAASGDIQLAKQTQQLFSTDRFRVYTNVDIVGVELAGALKNVIAIAAGICDGGKYGDNAKSAIMTRGLVEMNRFGSALGAEPATFSGLAGVGDLITTCMSPFGRNRKLGEQLGQGESLEQILSKMDAVAEGVNTTRSVYDLAEDKGLEMPITTEIYRVLFEGKSPDDATQTLMTRPQREE from the coding sequence ATGAATACAAAAGTTGCAATTTTGGGCGGAGGCGGGATGGCGACTGCCTGTACGACATTACTTACAGAATCATCAGATGTTGCCGTTTCCATGTGGGTTCGCAAAGCTGAGGTCGCTGAAGATTTGAGAAAACATCGAGAGAATAAAAGATTGCTCCCTGGTGTTCCGCTTCCGGAATCAGTCAATGTCACTTCCGACATCGACGAAGCAGTTAAGGATGCTGATTATCTCGTTGTAGCCATTCCAACAGAGTTCCTTAGAACAGCACTCACGCCATTAGCACCGCATCTGAAAAAAGGTTTGCCAGTCATCAGTGTTATCAAAGGCATTGAAAAAGAGACCTTTTTTCGTCCCAGCGAAATCATTGCCGATGCTTTGGGACCTCGCCCTGTTGTCGCTCTGGGCGGCCCCAGCCATGCTGAAGAAATTGCCCGTCGTCTGCCGGCAAGTGTAGTCGCAGCCAGTGGTGATATTCAACTCGCCAAACAAACCCAGCAACTCTTCAGCACGGACCGTTTTCGTGTATACACGAATGTAGATATCGTCGGTGTGGAATTAGCGGGAGCGTTAAAAAATGTGATTGCCATCGCCGCAGGCATTTGTGATGGCGGCAAGTATGGCGACAATGCAAAGTCGGCGATCATGACTCGCGGTCTGGTAGAAATGAATCGCTTCGGTTCTGCATTGGGAGCTGAACCCGCGACATTCTCTGGATTGGCGGGTGTGGGCGATTTAATTACAACTTGTATGAGCCCCTTTGGCCGAAACCGAAAACTGGGAGAACAGTTGGGACAAGGCGAATCGCTGGAACAGATTCTTTCGAAGATGGATGCTGTTGCAGAAGGCGTCAATACCACTCGAAGTGTGTATGACCTGGCTGAGGACAAAGGCCTGGAGATGCCTATTACCACAGAAATATATCGTGTTCTATTTGAAGGCAAATCACCGGATGATGCGACTCAAACACTAATGACACGTCCTCAAAGAGAAGAATAA
- a CDS encoding NTP transferase domain-containing protein: MNPPAAIILAAGKSTRMKSELPKVLHPILGRPMIEYVLDAARSANCQKLVVIVGHKAEEVKAALTHHSDVEFALQAEQNGTGHAVMMCADHLANHNGPVLVLAGDTPLLKGASLARLLKTQKENQAACVVGTAITKANAGLGRIVRDAEGQFLRIVEQKDATPEEAAIEEINTGCFAFDGQQLFHALEQVKPDNSQAEYYLTDCAEILLKEGQPVFASSVFDIQEAKGVNTQDQLAEIAEIIQSAATE; the protein is encoded by the coding sequence GTGAATCCTCCTGCAGCAATCATCCTTGCCGCTGGCAAGAGCACAAGGATGAAGTCAGAGCTTCCCAAAGTGTTACACCCCATATTGGGGCGTCCCATGATCGAATACGTTTTGGACGCCGCGCGTTCTGCAAATTGCCAGAAATTAGTTGTGATCGTGGGACATAAAGCAGAGGAAGTCAAAGCAGCACTGACTCACCATTCCGATGTGGAATTTGCACTGCAAGCAGAACAAAACGGCACGGGGCATGCGGTTATGATGTGTGCAGATCATCTGGCCAACCATAATGGACCTGTTTTGGTTTTAGCCGGTGATACCCCATTGTTGAAAGGGGCTTCGTTAGCGCGCTTGCTCAAGACTCAAAAAGAGAATCAGGCAGCCTGTGTTGTGGGAACAGCAATAACGAAGGCGAATGCAGGTCTCGGACGAATTGTTCGCGATGCAGAAGGTCAATTCTTGCGAATTGTGGAACAAAAAGATGCGACTCCCGAAGAAGCCGCCATTGAGGAAATTAATACAGGTTGTTTTGCATTTGACGGTCAGCAATTATTTCATGCTCTGGAACAAGTGAAGCCTGATAATAGCCAGGCAGAGTACTACCTGACAGATTGTGCAGAGATTCTATTGAAGGAAGGACAGCCTGTTTTTGCCAGTTCTGTGTTTGACATTCAGGAAGCTAAAGGTGTGAATACGCAGGATCAACTGGCTGAAATCGCTGAGATTATTCAAAGTGCTGCGACTGAATAA
- a CDS encoding ribose-phosphate diphosphokinase yields the protein MYDHLTLLSGRAHPQLAGEIADYLGIRLASVELSNFPDGEISLKLNQNVRGRDVFIVQPTSPPVNDNLMELLILMDACRRASAERITAVIPYFGYARQDRKDSGRVPITSKLVANLINESGADRVLAMDLHAAQIQGFFDTPVDHLYAAPILDRYFRSLNIPDKELVVVSPDEGSIKRTLQHNNHIGGTLAIVDKRRKNALETQQANIIGGPIEGKIALIFDDMISTAGSIVGAANVVKEHGAKEIYLGASHAVFCGSAIKRLSEAPIKEIVVTNSLPIPDQDKLSNLRSISIAPLLGEAIRRIHRNESVSHLFD from the coding sequence ATGTATGATCATCTGACTCTTCTCAGTGGACGAGCACACCCGCAATTAGCTGGAGAAATTGCGGATTATCTCGGCATTCGACTGGCTTCGGTAGAGTTGTCAAATTTCCCTGATGGTGAAATTAGTTTAAAACTCAATCAAAATGTTCGAGGACGAGATGTGTTTATCGTTCAACCGACTTCGCCGCCCGTGAACGATAATCTGATGGAGCTGTTGATTCTGATGGATGCCTGTCGACGTGCCAGCGCAGAACGGATCACCGCTGTAATTCCCTATTTTGGCTACGCTCGACAAGACCGAAAAGATTCAGGTCGCGTTCCCATCACTTCGAAACTGGTTGCTAACCTGATTAATGAATCAGGAGCAGATCGGGTTCTGGCTATGGATCTTCACGCTGCACAGATTCAAGGTTTTTTTGATACGCCCGTTGATCACTTATATGCAGCACCCATTCTTGACCGTTATTTTCGATCTCTGAATATTCCTGACAAAGAGCTCGTTGTGGTTAGCCCTGATGAAGGCAGCATTAAACGTACTTTGCAGCATAATAATCATATTGGTGGCACACTTGCGATTGTCGATAAGCGTCGTAAGAATGCTCTGGAAACACAGCAGGCAAATATCATTGGTGGTCCGATAGAAGGTAAAATCGCCTTGATTTTTGATGATATGATTTCAACGGCAGGATCAATTGTCGGAGCGGCTAATGTTGTCAAAGAACATGGTGCCAAAGAAATTTATCTCGGAGCATCCCATGCTGTCTTCTGTGGTTCTGCAATCAAACGTTTGAGTGAAGCACCGATCAAAGAGATTGTTGTCACAAATAGCCTGCCGATTCCTGATCAGGATAAACTATCTAATTTAAGATCGATTTCAATTGCTCCTTTATTAGGAGAAGCCATTCGTCGGATTCACCGAAACGAATCCGTAAGCCATCTGTTTGATTAA
- a CDS encoding SDR family oxidoreductase has translation MTKLIIGCGYVGLPVAQKWLEQGHTVYALTRSEKRASEFKNLGLKPIEGDITQPESLKSLPSTDTVLYAVGFDRSANQTRHDIYVTGLNHVLSEIKNRTRKIIYLSSTSVYGQTMGEWVDETSPCEPERENGKICLEAERLFEKQRLISKREDHNSASAVILRLAGIYGPGRLLARMEQIKAGEPLLGRPDAYLNLIHVTDIVNTILRCDADIPLESHYLVSDNYPMTRQEYYETLAQMIDAPLPQFAVKESDQPELKSKRNHSTERAAGLNKRCSNKRLREGLGIELVYPTIREGLPDATQTLGDT, from the coding sequence ATGACTAAACTTATTATTGGCTGTGGATATGTTGGTTTACCAGTGGCTCAGAAATGGCTAGAGCAGGGGCATACTGTCTATGCGCTAACACGATCAGAAAAGCGCGCCAGTGAATTCAAAAATCTTGGACTCAAGCCAATCGAAGGAGATATCACCCAACCGGAATCACTCAAGAGTTTGCCCAGTACAGATACGGTCTTGTATGCGGTGGGATTTGACCGTTCAGCAAATCAGACTCGTCATGATATCTATGTCACGGGATTGAATCATGTACTCTCTGAAATCAAAAATCGGACGAGGAAAATTATTTACCTTTCCAGTACCAGTGTTTATGGTCAGACTATGGGAGAATGGGTTGACGAAACAAGCCCTTGTGAACCGGAGCGGGAAAACGGAAAAATTTGTTTGGAAGCGGAACGGCTTTTTGAAAAACAGAGACTTATCTCGAAACGGGAAGATCACAACTCCGCGTCAGCCGTGATTCTCAGGTTAGCCGGGATTTATGGTCCGGGACGACTACTTGCCAGGATGGAACAAATTAAAGCTGGCGAACCATTACTGGGTAGACCAGATGCTTATTTAAATCTGATTCATGTCACAGATATCGTCAATACAATCCTCCGATGTGATGCCGACATTCCTCTCGAGTCTCATTATCTGGTCAGTGACAATTATCCAATGACTCGTCAGGAATACTATGAAACTTTGGCACAAATGATAGATGCTCCTCTTCCACAATTTGCAGTGAAGGAGTCAGATCAGCCTGAATTGAAGTCAAAACGCAACCACAGTACTGAACGGGCGGCAGGATTGAATAAGCGGTGTAGTAATAAAAGGTTACGCGAAGGTTTGGGGATCGAATTAGTTTATCCGACCATTAGGGAAGGTCTTCCAGATGCGACTCAAACTCTCGGAGACACTTGA
- the aroA gene encoding 3-phosphoshikimate 1-carboxyvinyltransferase, which yields MLKTYQVKPVTGSIEGTIRPPGSKSITNRALIIAALAEGTTQLTGVLDSQDTQVMIESLNRLGIKVKHDPEKCTILVEGCDGKIPQTSASLWLENSGTSIRFLTALCATGTGEYILDGNARMRERPIQHLVEALKQLGVDLACENDTGCPPVRVKANGLSGGETAISGSVSSQYLSALLMVAATADNPITISIQGNMVSKPYLEITLGVMAQFGVTIDRIQPSVWRIHPQTYRRSVAYDIEPDASAASYFFAAAAITGGSVTVEGLNQDALQGDINFIRVLEDMGCNIEQGRNSITVHGCPLKGIDVDMNDISDTAQTLAAVALFAEGPTCIRNVGHIRHKETDRLTAIANELKRMGIKVEETEDSITIHPGEIHPATIETYDDHRMAMSFALVGLKIPGIVIADPDCTIKTYPHFFTDLEKLCGQSS from the coding sequence ATGCTCAAAACTTATCAAGTCAAACCCGTTACCGGTTCCATTGAAGGGACAATTCGTCCACCTGGCTCAAAAAGCATTACTAATCGTGCATTAATTATTGCCGCACTCGCTGAAGGTACGACACAGTTAACTGGAGTTCTGGATAGCCAGGACACTCAAGTCATGATTGAAAGCCTGAATCGATTAGGTATCAAGGTCAAGCATGATCCGGAAAAGTGTACGATTCTGGTTGAAGGCTGTGATGGAAAAATTCCACAAACATCAGCCTCCCTGTGGTTGGAGAACAGTGGCACCAGTATCCGGTTCTTGACGGCACTTTGTGCAACTGGGACTGGAGAATATATTCTAGATGGCAATGCGCGCATGCGAGAACGCCCCATTCAGCATTTAGTGGAAGCGTTAAAGCAATTAGGAGTCGATCTTGCCTGTGAAAATGACACAGGTTGCCCGCCAGTCAGAGTCAAGGCGAATGGGTTATCAGGTGGTGAAACTGCGATTTCTGGTAGCGTATCCAGCCAATATTTAAGTGCCTTGTTGATGGTTGCTGCGACTGCAGATAATCCCATTACTATATCCATCCAGGGTAATATGGTTTCAAAGCCGTATTTGGAGATTACGTTAGGAGTTATGGCACAATTTGGTGTGACCATAGATCGAATACAACCCTCAGTATGGAGAATTCACCCGCAAACCTATCGGCGATCTGTAGCTTATGATATTGAACCTGACGCTTCTGCAGCCAGTTACTTTTTTGCTGCTGCTGCGATTACAGGAGGGAGTGTGACAGTAGAGGGATTGAATCAAGATGCGTTGCAAGGTGACATCAATTTTATACGGGTCCTGGAGGACATGGGATGCAACATAGAACAAGGTCGCAATAGTATCACTGTGCATGGTTGCCCTTTAAAAGGCATCGATGTGGACATGAATGATATTAGTGATACCGCTCAGACATTGGCCGCGGTTGCATTGTTCGCAGAGGGGCCTACCTGTATCAGGAATGTGGGACATATTCGCCATAAAGAAACTGATCGTCTGACCGCAATTGCAAATGAATTGAAGCGAATGGGAATCAAAGTTGAAGAAACAGAGGATTCGATCACGATTCATCCAGGTGAAATTCATCCGGCAACAATCGAGACATATGACGATCATCGTATGGCCATGAGTTTTGCATTGGTCGGATTGAAAATCCCCGGAATCGTAATTGCAGATCCAGATTGTACCATTAAGACTTATCCGCATTTCTTTACCGATCTGGAAAAGTTGTGTGGTCAGTCATCGTGA